In Microbacterium enclense, the DNA window CACGCCCTCGCGCAGCGCGCCGAGGACCGCGGGCAGGTCGAGAACCTCTTCAACCGCTACATGTTCCTGCACAACGCCTTCGAGGACGAGCAGATCATCCCGATGTGGGTGAAGGAGGGAACCGAGGGCATCCGCGCGCGGTACACCAACGCCGGTCAGTACACGACCTGGCAGAGCGTGACCGACTACCACCGCGGGCGCCCCCACCCCGAGGGAAAGCTCATCCTCCACACCACGAACACCCCGGTGATCGAGGTCGCCGCCGACGGGAAGACCGCCAAGGGCGTGTGGCTGATGGCCGGCACCGAGTCGGGCCTGACCGACCCCAAGGTGGCCGAGGCGTTCCCCGACATGTACTCGCCCGAGGAGGTGCTCGGCAAGAAGGTCTGGGCGCACTGGGTGTGGTGCAAGTACGCGATCGACTTCCTCAAGCAGGACGGCGAGTGGAAGTTCTGGAAGTTCCGCTGCTACGAACTGGCCCGTGCACCTTTCGAGGAGAACTGGGTGAGCTTCGGCCTGAAGAACCAGGGCGCGTTCGACCTCGACCTCATGTACTTCGGCGACGACGGCAAGCCCGTCTTCATGCCCCCGGCCGACGAGCCGGTACCGTCGACCAACCACCCGTACAGCCCCGAGACCACGCAGAAGCTCGAGCCCGCGCCGCCCGTGCCGCACGACCGCTTCACCGACACGTTCGCCTAGGAGCCCTCATGGCCACCCACAACTCCCTCTTCGCCGAGAAAGACGTGCGTCGCACCGACGACGGCCTGGCCGTCTCGGTGCAGCTGCCCTGGTATCGGAGCCTCTGGCTGTCGGCCGTCGACGATGTCGCGGTCTCGGTCAACGGCGTCGCGGTGCCGAAGGGCGACGTGCGCTTCTCGCTCGAAGGGCGCGAGTACCGCATCGAGAAGCTGCCGGAGCAGTCCGAGACGCTGTGGTTCGTCGCCGACCGCCCGGACGTGCTCATCCACCTCGACACCCCGCCCGCCGCGGGCGAGAAGGTGAGCGTCGAGGTGGTGCTGACCATGCGACTGCTGTACATGCAGATCATGCCGGGGGTCGACGGTGGACCCGGTCGCTACGTCACCAACCGGGTGCCGGTCGAGCGCGAACTGGTGCTGTCGTGATGACTCCCGCGCATCCCCTCCGAGTGGCGATGATCGGCTACGGCTTCATGGGCGCCGCCCACTCCGTGGGCTGGCGCCAGGCGCCGCGCATGTTCAACCTGCCCCGAGCGGTCGAGATGACCGTGGTGGTGGGCCGGAACGCGGATGCCGTGGCCTCGGCCGCGGAGAAGTGGGGCTGGGCCGAGTCGGCCACCGAGTGGCGCGAGGTCATCGGGCGCGACGACATCGACATCGTCGACATCGTCACCCCCGGTGACTCGCACGCCGAGATCGCCATCGCGGCGCTCGAGGCGGGCAAGCACGTGCTGTGCGAGAAGCCGCTGGCCAACACCGTGGCCGAGGCCGAGGCGATGGCCGAGGCGGCCGCGCGGGCGCGGGCCCGTGGCATCCGGTCGATGGTGGGCTTCACGTACCGTCGCGTGCCGGCCGTCACCCTGCTGCGCGACATGATCGCCGAGGGTGCGGTCGGCACCGTGCAGCAGGTGCGCGCGGCCTACCGGCAGGACTGGCTCGTCGATCCCGACATGCCGCTCGCGTGGCGCTTGCAGAAGGAGCACGCCGGATCCGGGGCGCTCGGCGACATCGGCGCGCACATCATCGATATGACGCAGTTCGTGACGGGCCTCGGCGTCGAACGGGTGTCGGGGACGATCGACACGATCGTGGCCGAGCGTCCGCTGCCCGCCGACGGCTCGATGGGGCTGTCGAAGGGAGCCGGCGCCGGCGAGACGGGGGCCGTGACCGTCGACGACGTCGCGATCTTCACGGGTCGCCTGTCCAACGGGGCGCTCGTCTCGTTCGAGGCGACCCGTTTTGCGACGGGCCGCAAGAACGCCCTCACCATCGAGGTGTCGGGCGACCGCGGGGCGCTCGCGTTCGACCTCGAAGACCTCAACAGCCTGCGCTTCTACGACCGCACGGCGCCCGAGGGACGCCAGGGCTTCACGCAGGTGCTGGTGACCGAGCCGCAGCATCCGTACGTCTCGGCGTGGTGGCCCGCGGGCCACATGCTCGGCTACGAGCATGGCTTCAGCCACCAGGTCGTCGATCTCGTCGGAGCGATCGACGCCGGCACTGACCCGCACCCCTCGTTCGAGGAGGGGCTCGCGGTGCAGCGGGTGCTCGACGCCGTCGAGCGCAGCTCCGCCGCTGACGCGACGTGGACGGACGTCGCATCCGCTGTCCCCGCTCTGTGAAAGGTTCTGTCATGGCCCGCCCGATCACCCTGTTCACCGGCCAGTGGGCCGACCTCCCCTTCGAAGAGGTCGCGCGCCTCGCCGGGGAGTGGGGCTACGACGGCCTCGAGATCGCCTGCTGGGGCGACCACATCGACGTCTCGCGCTGGGACGACGCCGCCTACGTGCAGTCGCGCCTCGACATCCTCGAGCGCAACGGCCTGAAGGTGTGGACGATCTCCAACCACCTCGTCGGCCAGGCCGTGTGCGACGACCCCATCGACGAGCGCCACCACGACATCGTGCCGCCGCGCGTCTGGGGCGACGGGGATGCCGAGGGCGTGCGGCAGCGCGCGGCTCAGGATCTCAAGGACACGGCGCGCTTCGCGGCGAAGCTCGGAGTGAAGACGGTCACCGGCTTCACGGGGTCGAGCATCTGGAAGTACGTCGCGATGTTCCCGCCCGCCTCCGACGCCATGATCGAGCGAGGGTACGCGGACTTCGCCGAGCGGTGGCATCCGATCCTCGACGTCTTCGAAGAGGTGGGCGTGCGCTTCGCGCTCGAGGTGCACCCCTCCGAGATCGCCTACGACTACTGGACGGCGAAGAAGACCCTGGAGGCCATCGGGCACCGGAAGAGCTTCGGGTTCAACTTCGACCCCTCGCACTTCGTCTGGCAGCAGCTGGACGCGGTGGCGTTCGTGCTGGATTTCGCGGAGCACATTCTCCACGTGCACTGCAAGGAGTCCACGACCAACCTCGACGGGCGCAACGGCGTGCTCGGCTCGCACCTGTCGTGGGACAACCCGCGCCGCGGCTGGACGTTCGTCTCGACCGGGCACGGCGACGTGCCGTGGGAGCCGCTCTTCCGCGCGCTGAACGCGATCGGCTACGACGGTCCGACGAGCGTCGAGTGGGAGGACGCCGGCATGGACCGCCTCGTGGGCGGGCCCGAGGCCCTGGCCTTCGTGCGCAAGCTCGGCGAGATCAGCCCTCCGCACCAGCTCTTCGACGCCGCGTTCTCGCAGAAGGGCTGAGCCGTGCTCAGCGTCCTCATCCTGTCGGGCCACATGACGGTCGAGCACGACAACGCCC includes these proteins:
- a CDS encoding nuclear transport factor 2 family protein, whose protein sequence is MSNTPTDASVSELVAEVARLREQVEAAHALAQRAEDRGQVENLFNRYMFLHNAFEDEQIIPMWVKEGTEGIRARYTNAGQYTTWQSVTDYHRGRPHPEGKLILHTTNTPVIEVAADGKTAKGVWLMAGTESGLTDPKVAEAFPDMYSPEEVLGKKVWAHWVWCKYAIDFLKQDGEWKFWKFRCYELARAPFEENWVSFGLKNQGAFDLDLMYFGDDGKPVFMPPADEPVPSTNHPYSPETTQKLEPAPPVPHDRFTDTFA
- a CDS encoding DUF6379 domain-containing protein, with the translated sequence MATHNSLFAEKDVRRTDDGLAVSVQLPWYRSLWLSAVDDVAVSVNGVAVPKGDVRFSLEGREYRIEKLPEQSETLWFVADRPDVLIHLDTPPAAGEKVSVEVVLTMRLLYMQIMPGVDGGPGRYVTNRVPVERELVLS
- a CDS encoding Gfo/Idh/MocA family oxidoreductase, producing MTPAHPLRVAMIGYGFMGAAHSVGWRQAPRMFNLPRAVEMTVVVGRNADAVASAAEKWGWAESATEWREVIGRDDIDIVDIVTPGDSHAEIAIAALEAGKHVLCEKPLANTVAEAEAMAEAAARARARGIRSMVGFTYRRVPAVTLLRDMIAEGAVGTVQQVRAAYRQDWLVDPDMPLAWRLQKEHAGSGALGDIGAHIIDMTQFVTGLGVERVSGTIDTIVAERPLPADGSMGLSKGAGAGETGAVTVDDVAIFTGRLSNGALVSFEATRFATGRKNALTIEVSGDRGALAFDLEDLNSLRFYDRTAPEGRQGFTQVLVTEPQHPYVSAWWPAGHMLGYEHGFSHQVVDLVGAIDAGTDPHPSFEEGLAVQRVLDAVERSSAADATWTDVASAVPAL
- a CDS encoding sugar phosphate isomerase/epimerase, producing the protein MARPITLFTGQWADLPFEEVARLAGEWGYDGLEIACWGDHIDVSRWDDAAYVQSRLDILERNGLKVWTISNHLVGQAVCDDPIDERHHDIVPPRVWGDGDAEGVRQRAAQDLKDTARFAAKLGVKTVTGFTGSSIWKYVAMFPPASDAMIERGYADFAERWHPILDVFEEVGVRFALEVHPSEIAYDYWTAKKTLEAIGHRKSFGFNFDPSHFVWQQLDAVAFVLDFAEHILHVHCKESTTNLDGRNGVLGSHLSWDNPRRGWTFVSTGHGDVPWEPLFRALNAIGYDGPTSVEWEDAGMDRLVGGPEALAFVRKLGEISPPHQLFDAAFSQKG